The following proteins are encoded in a genomic region of Nicotiana sylvestris chromosome 4, ASM39365v2, whole genome shotgun sequence:
- the LOC104243141 gene encoding uncharacterized protein isoform X1: MPEQNADETNSVETLNVKPTIVPCSHCDTTEKSEPVNEEIEDEELRKLLVPKIEDLPLSPPSAVESNFVTYFAPDFMKPGHDQYVHRHANGLCIIGLATTHVAFKDEGGVSSVDFNVGKSDRSGIKVTGKRKKNAQHFESNTALCKVCTNDASYIVRCCVKGSLLEVNDRLIKQPELLNSSADREGYIAIIMPKPADWVKVKATLLGAEEYRELRKDML, from the exons CCTGAGCAAAACGCCGACGAAACCAACAGTGTCGAAACCTTAAACGTAAAACCGACAATAGTTCCTTGTTCTCATTGTGACACAACCGAAAAATCAGAACCAGtaaatgaagaaatagaagatgaagaATTAAGAAAACTTTTGGTGCCAAAAATAGAGGACCTCCCTCTCTCTCCTCCTTCTGCTGTTGAATCCAACTTCGTTACTTATTTTGCTCCTG ATTTTATGAAACCTGGGCATGATCAGTATGTACATCGGCATGCTAATGG GTTATGTATAATTGGGCTGGCTACGACTCATGTGGCTTTTAAGGATGAAGGGGGAGTTAGTTCAGTGGATTTCAATGTAGGGAAGTCTGATCGGAGTGGAATCAAAGTTACTGGAAAGCGAAAAAAG AATGCTCAACATTTTGAGTCTAATACTGCATTATGTAAAGTCTGCACAAATGATGCTTCATATATTGTGAG GTGTTGTGTAAAAGGCTCTCTATTAGAAGTCAATGATCGGTTGATTAAGCAACCAGAATTGCTGAACTCATCG GCAGATAGGGAAGGATACATTGCAATTATAATGCCAAAACCCGCAGATTGGGTCAAGGTCAAGGCCACTTTGCTGGGCGCGGAGGAATATAGAGAGTTGAGAAAGGATATGTTGTGA
- the LOC104243140 gene encoding UPF0496 protein At1g20180-like produces MHLMRKLVWSKLKSTLRKQRRNGKNGSGSLVNKSNVNEEYVEALRTKSYVEMYNKVQGQLEILGDDHKLSSSSSSSSVQLNTNLSKSLLEPCQEVLAEMPKSCQLNPLIVNYFDITSEACRICELLLQSVRKTRVNYRKIRKVIRLMKNMEPDSSHCYGVYTELASFASYKNPFSVVNREEFLDTREGHDGLLQKLTSQFRKVKRRMKFLRSCKKVFGISIAIGYTGILIALLVLVLHSMVCIVAAPGLVFCSFKLFKKRYKVDKKAISSSSLEILIAQLDVAAKGVYILINDFDTMSRLVRRLYDETEHNRSVADMCARKKNADMLKEVIRDFSINKHCFMEQLKELEEHVCLCFLTINRSRRMVLQEMVSR; encoded by the exons ATGCATCTAATGAGAAAATTAGTCTGGTCCAAATTGAAATCGACTCTCAGAAAGCAAC gtagaaatgggaaaaacggTTCAGGTAGCTTGGTGAACAAGTCAAATGTGAATGAAGAGTATGTTGAAGCCTTAAGAACTAAGTCTTACGTAGAAATGTACAATAAAGTTCAAGGACAGTTAGAAATATTAGGTGATGATCATAAATTATcctcgtcgtcttcttcttcttctgttcaaCTAAATACCAATCTCTCTAAAAGCTTACTTGAACCTTGTCAAGAAGTGTTGGCTGAAATGCCTAAATCATGTCAACTTAATCCCCTTATTGTTAACTACTTTGATATTACCTCAGAAGCATGCAGAATTTGTGAGTTACTACTTCAAAGTGTCCGAAAAACCCGAGTTAATTATAGGAAAATTAGAAAGGTTATTAGACTAATGAAAAATATGGAGCCAGATTCAAGTCATTGTTATGGTGTATATACAGAACTTGCTTCATTTGCTTCTTACAAGAACCCCTTTTCAGTAGTTAACAGAGAAGAATTTCTAGACACACGCGAAGGGCACGATGGTTTGCTTCAGAAACTAACATCACAATTCAGAAAAGTTAAAAGGAGGATGAAGTTCTTGAGATCTTGTAAGAAGGTATTTGGGATTAGTATCGCGATAGGGTATACTGGAATTCTCATAGCTTTGTTGGTCTTAGTTCTTCATAGTATGGTTTGTATTGTAGCTGCACCTGGATTGGTATTTTGCTCATTTAAGCTGTTCAAGAAAAGATACAAAGTGGATAAAAAGGCGATAAGTTCAAGTTCACTTGAAATACTAATAGCACAGCTTGATGTAGCAGCAAAAGGGGTGTACATATTGATTAATGATTTTGATACGATGAGTCGGCTAGTGAGGAGATTATATGATGAAACTGAACATAATAGATCTGTAGCTGATATGTGTGCAAGAAAGAAAAATGCTGATATGTTGAAGGAAGTGATAAGGGATTTCAGTATTAACAAACATTGTTTTATGGAGCAGTTGAAGGAACTTGAAGAGCATGTTTGCTTGTGTTTCCTTACTATAAACAGATCAAGAAGGATGGTTTTACAAGAAATGGTCAGCAGATGA
- the LOC104243141 gene encoding uncharacterized protein isoform X2 — translation MPEQNADETNSVETLNVKPTIVPCSHCDTTEKSEPVNEEIEDEELRKLLVPKIEDLPLSPPSAVESNFVTYFAPDFMKPGHDQYVHRHANGLCIIGLATTHVAFKDEGGVSSVDFNVGKSDRSGIKVTGKRKKNAQHFESNTALCKVCTNDASYIVRCCVKGSLLEVNDRLIKQPELLNSSIGKDTLQL, via the exons CCTGAGCAAAACGCCGACGAAACCAACAGTGTCGAAACCTTAAACGTAAAACCGACAATAGTTCCTTGTTCTCATTGTGACACAACCGAAAAATCAGAACCAGtaaatgaagaaatagaagatgaagaATTAAGAAAACTTTTGGTGCCAAAAATAGAGGACCTCCCTCTCTCTCCTCCTTCTGCTGTTGAATCCAACTTCGTTACTTATTTTGCTCCTG ATTTTATGAAACCTGGGCATGATCAGTATGTACATCGGCATGCTAATGG GTTATGTATAATTGGGCTGGCTACGACTCATGTGGCTTTTAAGGATGAAGGGGGAGTTAGTTCAGTGGATTTCAATGTAGGGAAGTCTGATCGGAGTGGAATCAAAGTTACTGGAAAGCGAAAAAAG AATGCTCAACATTTTGAGTCTAATACTGCATTATGTAAAGTCTGCACAAATGATGCTTCATATATTGTGAG GTGTTGTGTAAAAGGCTCTCTATTAGAAGTCAATGATCGGTTGATTAAGCAACCAGAATTGCTGAACTCATCG ATAGGGAAGGATACATTGCAATTATAA
- the LOC104243144 gene encoding UDP-glucosyltransferase 29-like, which yields MDASMEIINQKPVRILMFPWLGHGHISPFLELAKKLITRNFTIFLCSTPANFISIKQKLINENLTEKIHVVELRLPSFPDLPPHYHTTNGLPPHLMSTLKKAFAKSRPIFSQILNTVEPDLLLYDLLQPWAPKLALEKNIPAVVFVTSSATMFSYMFHTFRYPNMEFPFSSSIYYRDYELTRMLKNQDLEPIEQQQKDKTSVKLCFKRSFDIVLIKGFKEIDGKYCDYISSLTKKKIIPVGPLVQEPTSEDGNSQILTWLNQKEKGSTVFVSFGSEYFLSQEDREEIAHGLEQSRVNFIWVLRFPKGEKLKLEQALPQGFFKKVGERGMVVEDWAPQAKILGNPNIGGFVSHCGWNSVMESMKLGVPIIAMPMHLDQPLNTRLVEEVGVGLEVVRDKDGKLDREKISQVINFVVLDQRGESIRAKARKMSETIRVKGDEEIDEVVQELLKLCKRSNVV from the coding sequence ATGGATGCTTCAATGGAGATCATCAACCAAAAACCAGTTCGTATTTTGATGTTTCCATGGTTAGGACATGGACACATTTCTCCATTTCTTGAGTTAGCCAAAAAGCTCATAACAAGAAACTTCACCATTTTCTTATGCTCAACTCctgcaaatttcatttcaatcaAACAAAAGCTTATTAACGAAAACTTAACCGAGAAAATTCATGTCGTTGAACTTCGACTTCCATCTTTTCCTGATCTTCCTCCTCATTACCACACAACCAATGGCCTCCCACCCCATCTCATGTCCACACTCAAGAAGGCATTCGCGAAGTCTCGTCCAATTTTCAGCCAAATTCTCAATACTGTTGAACCGGATTTACTTCTTTATGATTTACTTCAGCCATGGGCACCAAAGCTAGCATTGGAAAAAAATATTCCAGCTGTTGTATTTGTCACAAGTAGTGCAACCATGTTTTCGTACATGTTTCATACTTTCAGGTACCCTAATATGGAATTTCCCTTCTCGTCCTCTatttattatcgtgattatgaGTTGACACGTATGCTGAAAAATCAAGATTTGGAGCCTATTGAGCAACAACAAAAAGATAAAACTAGTGTTAAGTTGTGTTTTAAGAGATCTTTTGACATTGTTTTGATCAAGGGTTTTAAGGAAATTGATGGTAAATATTGTGATTATATATCTAGTTTAACTAAGAAGAAAATCATCCCCGTTGGTCCACTCGTTCAAGAACCAACAAGTGAAGATGGAAACTCGCAAATTTTAACATGGTtgaatcagaaagaaaaaggttcaactgtttttgtttcttttggaagTGAATATTTCCTATCTCAAGAGGATAGGGAAGAGATTGCTCATGGGCTAGAGCAAAGTAGGGTTAATTTTATATGGGTTTTGAGGTTTCCAAAAGGGGAAAAACTCAAACTTGAACAAGCATTACCACAAGGGTTTTTCAAGAAAGTAGGGGAAAGGGGAATGGTAGTTGAAGATTGGGCACCACAAGCAAAAATATTAGGAAACCCTAATATCGGAGGATTTGTGAGTCATTGTGGATGGAATTCTGTTATGGAAAGTATGAAACTCGGTGTTCCAATAATTGCTATGCCCATGCATCTTGATCAACCATTGAATACTAGGCTTGTGGAAGAAGTAGGTGTTGGTTTGGAAGTTGTTAGAGACAAAGATGGTAAACTTGATAGAGAAAAAATATCTCAAGTTATCAATTTTGTTGTTTTGGACCAAAGGGGAGAATCCATTAGGGCAAAAGCAAGGAAAATGAGTGAAACAATAAGAGTCAAAGGAGATGAAGAGATTGATGAAGTTGTTCAAGAATTGTTGAAACTTTGCAAGAGATCAAATGTTGTCTAG